One Silene latifolia isolate original U9 population chromosome 4, ASM4854445v1, whole genome shotgun sequence DNA segment encodes these proteins:
- the LOC141651503 gene encoding uncharacterized protein LOC141651503 → MVIRSDKLEAVVIRFNGCTIYSICYDSSFVPYVAMYRVLLSLKHCLIELLNDYKIELQYHEGKANVVAYALSRKVSHAMRYVMVLSDDFSQEFQKMCLEILHEIRVKQREVEFLQGVRVAVSEVRAKGFDVGPDDERDRRVFESLPDLSEGQVRTSETWWSTATFGDSHVEIGFDFDIFRHGSVESLEELANAYQREIIHLHGISKDIISKRDSRLCSQFWKKLQMALGSELKMSTSFHATTDGQTERTI, encoded by the exons ATGGTGATACGCTCtgacaagttagaggcagtggtgatacgctttAACGGGTGTACGATCTATTCGATATGCTATGAttctagctttgtgccttatgttGCTATGTATCGTGTGCTACTTAG TTTAAAACATTGTTTAATTGAGCTGCTTAACGACTATAAGattgagctgcagtatcatgagggtaaggcaaacgtggttgcttATGCTTTGAGTCGTAAGGTGTCTCATGCTATGAGATATGTGATGGTGTTATCTGATGACTTTAGTCAAGAGTTCCAGAAGATgtgccttgag ATTCTTCATGAGATCCGAGTCAAGCAAAGAGAGGTTGAGTTCCTACAAGGAGTTCGAGTCGCCGTAAGTGAAGTTCGCGCCAAAGgcttcgacgttggacctgatgatg aaagagatcgccgagtttTTGAGTCGTTGCCTGATTTGTCAGAAGGTCAAgttcgaacatcagagacctggtggtctactgcaaccttTGGAGATTCCCACGTGGAAATAGGATTTGATTTCGATATATTTCGTCATGGGTCTGTCGAG AGTCTCGAAGAGctagcgaatgcttatcagcgTGAGATCATTCATCTTCATGGGATTTCTAAGGATATCATCTCCAAGCGTGATTCGAGGTTatgttctcagttttggaagaagctgCAGATGGCTTTGggcagtgagcttaagatgagtacaTCTTTCCATGCtacaactgatggtcagactgagcgtacCATTTAG